One genomic region from Saccharomyces cerevisiae S288C chromosome XI, complete sequence encodes:
- the STE6 gene encoding ATP-binding cassette a-factor transporter STE6 (Plasma membrane ATP-binding cassette (ABC) transporter; required for the export of a-factor, catalyzes ATP hydrolysis coupled to a-factor transport; contains 12 transmembrane domains and two ATP binding domains; expressed only in MATa cells; human homolog ABCB1 mediates multidrug resistance in many chemotherapy-resistant tumors by effluxing toxic compounds from the cell), with protein MNFLSFKTTKHYHIFRYVNIRNDYRLLMIMIIGTVATGLVPAITSILTGRVFDLLSVFVANGSHQGLYSQLVQRSMAVMALGAASVPVMWLSLTSWMHIGERQGFRIRSQILEAYLEEKPMEWYDNNEKLLGDFTQINRCVEELRSSSAEASAITFQNLVAICALLGTSFYYSWSLTLIILCSSPIITFFAVVFSRMIHVYSEKENSETSKAAQLLTWSMNAAQLVRLYCTQRLERKKFKEIILNCNTFFIKSCFFVAANAGILRFLTLTMFVQGFWFGSAMIKKGKLNINDVITCFHSCIMLGSTLNNTLHQIVVLQKGGVAMEKIMTLLKDGSKRNPLNKTVAHQFPLDYATSDLTFANVSFSYPSRPSEAVLKNVSLNFSAGQFTFIVGKSGSGKSTLSNLLLRFYDGYNGSISINGHNIQTIDQKLLIENITVVEQRCTLFNDTLRKNILLGSTDSVRNADCSTNENRHLIKDACQMALLDRFILDLPDGLETLIGTGGVTLSGGQQQRVAIARAFIRDTPILFLDEAVSALDIVHRNLLMKAIRHWRKGKTTIILTHELSQIESDDYLYLMKEGEVVESGTQSELLADPTTTFSTWYHLQNDYSDAKTIVDTETEEKSIHTVESFNSQLETPKLGSCLSNLGYDETDQLSFYEAIYQKRSNVRTRRVKVEEENIGYALKQQKNTESSTGPQLLSIIQIIKRMIKSIRYKKILILGLLCSLIAGATNPVFSYTFSFLLEGIVPSTDGKTGSSHYLAKWSLLVLGVAAADGIFNFAKGFLLDCCSEYWVMDLRNEVMEKLTRKNMDWFSGENNKASEISALVLNDLRDLRSLVSEFLSAMTSFVTVSTIGLIWALVSGWKLSLVCISMFPLIIIFSAIYGGILQKCETDYKTSVAQLENCLYQIVTNIKTIKCLQAEFHFQLTYHDLKIKMQQIASKRAIATGFGISMTNMIVMCIQAIIYYYGLKLVMIHEYTSKEMFTTFTLLLFTIMSCTSLVSQIPDISRGQRAASWIYRILDEKHNTLEVENNNARTVGIAGHTYHGKEKKPIVSIQNLTFAYPSAPTAFVYKNMNFDMFCGQTLGIIGESGTGKSTLVLLLTKLYNCEVGKIKIDGTDVNDWNLTSLRKEISVVEQKPLLFNGTIRDNLTYGLQDEILEIEMYDALKYVGIHDFVISSPQGLDTRIDTTLLSGGQAQRLCIARALLRKSKILILDECTSALDSVSSSIINEIVKKGPPALLTMVITHSEQMMRSCNSIAVLKDGKVVERGNFDTLYNNRGELFQIVSNQSS; from the coding sequence ATGAACTTTTTAAGTTTTAAGACTACAAAACACTATCACATTTTCAGGTACGTGAACATACGGAATGACTACAGGCTgttaatgataatgataataggTACCGTGGCAACAGGCCTAGTGCCGGCAATTACTTCTATCCTGACGGGCAGAGTGTTCGATCTACTATCAGTTTTCGTGGCTAATGGGTCACATCAAGGTTTGTATTCCCAACTAGTACAGAGGTCAATGGCAGTAATGGCACTTGGTGCGGCTTCTGTGCCAGTAATGTGGCTTTCTCTAACAAGTTGGATGCACATCGGCGAGAGACAAGGCTTTAGAATACGGTCACAGATATTGGAGGCATATTTGGAGGAAAAGCCAATGGAATGGTACgacaataatgaaaaattgttaGGAGATTTTACTCAAATCAACAGATGTGTGGAAGAGCTAAGATCAAGCTCCGCAGAGGCATCAGCCATAACTTTCCAGAATTTAGTTGCAATATGTGCGCTTCTGGGGACGTCATTCTACTATTCTTGGTCATTAACTTTAATTATTCTTTGCAGCTCTCCAATAATCACATTTTTTGCAGTGGTGTTTTCCAGAATGATTCATGTATATTCAGAGAAGGAGAATTCTGAAACGAGTAAAGCAGCCCAATTACTTACATGGTCGATGAATGCCGCTCAATTAGTGAGATTATATTGTACACAACGTctagaaaggaaaaaattcaaggaAATCATACTAAATTGTAACActttcttcatcaagaGTTGCTTTTTTGTTGCTGCAAACGCTGGGATCTTGAGATTTTTGACGTTGACTATGTTTGTACAGGGATTCTGGTTTGGTTCCGCAATGATCAAAAAGGGCAAGCTGAACATTAACGATGTAATCACTTGCTTCCATTCATGCATTATGCTGGGCTCGACTTTAAATAATACATTACACCAAATagttgttcttcaaaaaggCGGAGTGGCtatggaaaaaatcatgACTCTATTAAAAGATGGATCCAAGCGAAATCCTTTAAATAAAACTGTAGCCCACCAATTTCCACTAGATTATGCCACCAGTGATCTAACATTTGCTAATGTTTCGTTTTCTTATCCAAGCAGACCTTCGGAAGCAGTTTTAAAGAACGTTAGTTTAAATTTCTCTGCAGGACAATTTACTTTCATAGTAGGAAAATCAGGCTCAGGTAAATCTACATTATCCAACTTATTATTAAGGTTCTACGATGGCTATAATGGATCGATATCTATCAATGGCCACAATATCCAAACAATCGACCAAAAATTGctaattgaaaatatcaccGTCGTAGAACAGCGTTGTACCCTATTTAATGATACTCttagaaaaaatattcttttagGTTCAACAGATTCGGTAAGAAATGCCGATTGCAGCACCAATGAAAATAGACATTTAATCAAAGATGCCTGTCAAATGGCTCTTCTGGATAGATTTATTCTAGACCTTCCCGATGGACTGGAAACATTAATTGGGACTGGGGGTGTCACACTAAGTGGCGGGCAACAACAAAGAGTTGCTATAGCACGTGCATTCATCAGAGATACTCCAATATTATTCTTAGACGAAGCTGTATCGGCTCTAGATATTGTTCATCGCAACCTGTTGATGAAGGCAATTAGGCATTGGAGGAAAGGAAAGACTACAATCATATTGACGCATGAGTTGAGCCAAATTGAATCTGATGActatttatatttaatgAAGGAAGGTGAAGTTGTTGAAAGCGGCACCCAGTCTGAACTTCTAGCCGATCCGACCACTACATTTAGCACATGGTATCACCTACAGAATGACTACTCTGATGCGAAAACTATTGTAGATACAGAgactgaagaaaaatctaTACACACTGTGGAAAGTTTTAACTCTCAATTGGAAACACCAAAACTTGGATCATGCTTAAGTAATCTGGGATATGATGAGACAGATCAGTTGTCCTTTTACGAAGCAATCTATCAAAAAAGATCGAACGTTAGAACAAGAAGGGTTAAAgttgaagaggaaaatatTGGGTATGCACtaaaacaacaaaagaacACCGAAAGTTCAACAGGGCCACAACTTCTGAGCATTATTCAGATTATCAAAAGAATGATTAAAAGCATaagatacaaaaaaattctaatCTTGGGACTGCTATGTTCTCTTATCGCAGGCGCCACAAATCCCGTCTTTTCATACACATTCAGTTTCTTACTAGAAGGAATTGTCCCATCCACGGATGGAAAAACTGGCTCTTCACATTATTTGGCGAAATGGTCGcttcttgttcttggtGTGGCTGCGGCAGATggtattttcaattttgctAAAGGATTCCTATTAGATTGCTGCAGTGAATACTGGGTTATGGATCTTAGAAATGAAGTTATGGAAAAACTGACGAGAAAGAATATGGACTGGTTTTCTGGTGAAAACAACAAGGCTTCTGAAATTTCTGCTCTAGTCTTGAATGATTTGCGAGATTTGAGGTCTTTGGTCTCTGAATTTTTGAGTGCAATGACTAGTTTCGTTACCGTATCAACGATTGGACTAATTTGGGCGTTAGTATCGGGCTGGAAGTTAAGTTTGGTTTGTATTTCGATGTTTCCACTCATAATTATATTTTCAGCAATATATGGAGGcattttacaaaaatgcGAAACAGATTATAAGACATCTGTTGCTCAGTTAGAAAACTGCCTGTACCAGATTGTCACTAACATTAAAACCATTAAGTGCTTACAAGctgaatttcattttcaattgacCTACCATGActtgaagataaaaatgCAACAAATTGCCTCCAAACGCGCCATTGCCACAGGATTTGGTATATCTATGACAAACATGATTGTCATGTGTATCCAAGCTATTATTTACTACTATGGCCTAAAGCTGGTTATGATTCACGAGTACACCTCAAAGGAAATGTTTACGACTTTCACTTTGTTATTATTCACTATTATGTCATGCACTAGCCTAGTAAGTCAGATACCCGATATAAGTAGAGGCCAACGTGCTGCCAGTTGGATCTATAGGATTCTTGATGAAAAGCATAATACCCTAGAGGttgaaaacaataatgcTAGAACAGTGGGAATAGCTGGTCACACCTACCAtggcaaagaaaaaaaaccaatcgtttcaattcaaaatttgacaTTTGCCTATCCATCTGCACCTACCGCCTTTGTTTACAAAAACATGAATTTTGACATGTTTTGCGGACAGACGTTAGGTATCATTGGTGAATCAGGCACAGGAAAGTCTACACTTGTGCTTTTATTAACAAAACTTTATAATTGTGAAGTAGGCAAAATTAAAATAGACGGTACGGACGTAAATGACTGGAATTTGACAAGtttaagaaaagaaatttcagTGGTTGAGCAAAAACCTTTATTATTCAATGGAACCATCAGAGATAACCTAACTTATGGTTTACAAGATGAAATacttgaaattgaaatgTATGATGCATTAAAATACGTAGGAATCCATGACTTTGTAATTTCATCACCTCAGGGCTTGGATACACGTATTGATACAACTTTACTGTCAGGTGGACAAGCGCAAAGGCTTTGCATAGCCAGAGCACTTCtgagaaaatcaaaaattctgaTTTTAGATGAGTGTACTTCAGCCTTGGATTCTGTCAGCTCCTCTATCATCAATGAGATCGTCAAAAAAGGTCCACCTGCTCTACTAACAATGGTTATAACGCATAGTGAACAAATGATGAGGTCTTGTAACTCGATTGCAGTTCTTAAAGATGGTAAAGTGGTTGAGCGAGGTAACTTCGACactttatataataatCGCGGGGAATTATTCCAAATTGTTTCCAACCAAAGCAGTTAA
- the CBT1 gene encoding Cbt1p (Protein involved in 5' RNA end processing; substrates include mitochondrial COB, 15S_rRNA, and RPM1 transcripts; may also have a role in 3' end processing of the COB pre-mRNA; displays genetic interaction with cell cycle-regulated kinase Dbf2p), with protein MVSYGSHSSEVSKVLKTPKFVLRYGNVSSKQRFALKRKINYKLRESKYQEYLNEYNTFVLYDWENSGAGSLVDSSYNLPSLWKEFITEGISKGAINDKLPTVFMKRKLTNSALGHCLGLDFLTDPSESEHEYRCMFQTVQDIPSLSQLILFNSMPNVPVRLKLHTIGININFGCKRSLISNGGDQDTEMSEAVSYIQPLLEESSRMYRNLNYWKLLKIARNNKKDEPLDQSTRIKSQVKLLLSQLATNRITSPSVTDHGGHNWLIFTRRRL; from the coding sequence ATGGTGAGCTATGGAAGTCATAGTAGTGAGGTTTCGAAAGTTCTTAAAACGCCGAAGTTTGTGCTTAGGTATGGAAATGTATCCAGCAAACAACGTTTTGCCCTAAAGCGGAAGATAAATTACAAACTACGTGAAAGCAAATATCAAGAATACTTGAATGAATACAACACCTTCGTGCTTTACGACTGGGAAAACAGTGGCGCTGGTAGTCTTGTCGATTCTTCCTACAATCTCCCCTCTTTATGGAAGGAATTCATAACAGAGGGCATATCTAAAGGAGCAATAAACGACAAACTACCGACAGTCTTTATGAAGAGGAAGTTGACAAACTCAGCGTTGGGTCACTGTTTGGGACTTGATTTCCTGACTGATCCGAGCGAGTCAGAACATGAATACAGGTGCATGTTTCAGACAGTTCAGGACATCCCATCTCTCTCGCAACTGATCTTATTCAACAGCATGCCAAACGTTCCAGTAAGATTGAAATTGCATACCATTGgtataaatataaatttcGGCTGCAAACGTTCCCTGATAAGCAACGGTGGTGATCAAGACACTGAAATGAGCGAAGCAGTCTCTTATATCCAGCCTTTATTGGAAGAATCCTCGAGAATGTACCGCAATTTAAACTACTGGAAGCTGTTAAAAATAGCACGAAATAACAAGAAGGATGAACCGTTGGATCAGAGCACGCGTATCAAGTCGCAAGTTAAGCTTTTACTGAGTCAATTGGCGACGAACCGAATTACCTCACCTTCCGTCACGGATCATGGGGGTCACAACTGGCTCATATTCACCAGAAGACGGTTGTAA
- the EMC3 gene encoding ER membrane complex subunit EMC3 (Member of conserved ER transmembrane complex; required for efficient folding of proteins in the ER; required for respiratory growth; null mutant displays induction of the unfolded protein response; homologous to worm Y62E10A.10/EMC-3, fly CG6750, human TMEM111) — MLLDDQLKYWVLLPISIVMVLTGVLKQYIMTLITGSSANEAQPRVKLTEWQYLQWAQLLIGNGGNLSSDAFAAKKEFLVKDLTEERHLAKAKQQDGSQAGEVPNPFNDPSMSNAMMNMAKGNMASFIPQTIIMWWVNHFFAGFILMQLPFPLTAKFKEMLQTGIICQDLDVRWVSSISWYFISVLGLNPVYNLIGLNDQDMGIQAGIGGPQGPQGPPQSQVDKAMHAMANDLTIIQHETCLDNVEQRVLKQYM; from the coding sequence ATGTTATTAGATGACCAGCTGAAGTATTGGGTCCTGTTACCTATTTCGATTGTCATGGTTTTGACGGGTGTACTCAAACAGTACATCATGACACTTATAACGGGAAGCAGTGCAAATGAAGCACAACCAAGGGTAAAGTTAACTGAATGGCAATATCTACAATGGGCACAATTATTGATTGGAAACGGTGGGAACCTGTCTTCCGATGCATTTGCTGCGAAGAAGGAATTTCTAGTTAAGGATCTCACTGAGGAAAGGCACCTAGCCAAGGCCAAGCAGCAGGATGGTTCGCAAGCTGGAGAGGTTCCTAATCCCTTCAACGATCCAAGTATGTCTAATGCTATGATGAACATGGCTAAGGGTAATATGGCCAGTTTCATCCCTCAAACTATTATTATGTGGTGGGTGaaccatttttttgctgGATTTATTCTTATGCAACTACCTTTCCCTTTGACTGCCAAATTCAAAGAGATGTTACAGACCGGTATTATCTGTCAGGACCTGGATGTGAGATGGGTTAGCTCCATTTCATGGTATTTTATTTCTGTGCTCGGGCTAAATCCAGTCTACAACCTGATTGGGTTAAACGATCAGGACATGGGTATTCAGGCCGGGATAGGTGGCCCTCAGGGCCCCCAAGGCCCTCCACAATCACAGGTTGACAAAGCAATGCATGCGATGGCTAACGATTTGACTATCATTCAGCATGAGACTTGTCTTGATAACGTTGAGCAAAGGGTTTTGAAACAGTATATGTAA
- the ADD66 gene encoding Add66p (Protein involved in 20S proteasome assembly; forms a heterodimer with Pba1p that binds to proteasome precursors; interaction with Pba1p-Add66p may affect function of the mature proteasome and its role in maintaining respiratory metabolism; similar to human PAC2 constituent of the PAC1-PAC2 complex involved in proteasome assembly), translating into MSCLVLPLVSVGNIPQLSIDWLLNSQANEWEYLEALDSKYLVEFVGPLDRPEDGSDSLYKDADMKYSSALEVFYNKKRGLFAIQQRTPLVSVNYLNNFIVEIILPFLSKYNISEICIWDSLYAMEDENGVIVRPQEVYSLGEFYFDDEAELLSNLHLNDQESMVNNWLHFTPTSFQDKISVDQPIFKILFQILNASQRPKALRSIKYCSCLANEGDNSLDSQQFLQWIISQKVIKNAPPIVKFVRPISWQGAYGMADARDKFVDLYN; encoded by the coding sequence ATGAGCTGCCTGGTGTTGCCATTAGTAAGCGTAGGGAATATACCACAATTGAGTATTGACTGGCTGCTGAATTCACAAGCAAATGAATGGGAATATTTGGAGGCGTTAGATTCGAAATACCTAGTGGAATTTGTGGGACCATTAGACAGACCAGAGGATGGTAGCGACTCGCTATATAAAGACGCTGATATGAAGTATAGCAGCGCTTTGGAAGTTTTCTACAATAAGAAGCGAGGACTTTTTGCCATACAGCAACGAACACCACTCGTGTCCGTTAACTATCTGAATAATTTCATCGTAGAGATCATCTTGCCGTTCTTGAGCAAGTATAATATATCGGAAATATGCATTTGGGACTCTCTATATGCAATGGAGGATGAAAATGGTGTGATTGTACGTCCACAGGAGGTATATTCGCTCGGAGAGTTTTATTTCGACGATGAAGCTGAGCTTTTATCGAACCTCCATCTAAACGATCAAGAGTCGATGGTCAATAACTGGTTACATTTTACTCCTACCAGTTTCCAAGACAAGATATCCGTTGATCAGCCGATCTTCAAAATACTTTTCCAAATACTGAATGCGTCGCAGAGGCCTAAAGCCCTCCGCAGCATTAAGTACTGTAGTTGTTTGGCCAATGAGGGGGACAACTCATTAGATTCTCAACAGTTCTTACAATGGATAATCTCTCAAAAAGTTATCAAAAACGCGCCACCAATTGTAAAGTTTGTCAGGCCTATATCATGGCAAGGTGCATACGGAATGGCGGATGCAAGAGATAAATTTGTAGATTTATACAATTGA